The Synechocystis sp. PCC 7509 genome includes a window with the following:
- a CDS encoding glycosyltransferase family 2 protein, with translation MTQPTVTIVVVPRERFSCTQDSLESLYEHTDFPFQLIYVDGNSPAKVQQYLQAKAHEKNFKIIRTDYYLSPNHARNIGLSQVDTKYLVFIDNDVIFSPGWLQALVTCAEETNATVVGPLMCEKKPIHQRVHFAGGESRVVTDIKGKRHLREKMYKQGHQVTALRPQIQRTQTELAEFHCVLVRKEIFERIGYLDEGMLNTKEHLDFCMTVAQVGGKVYFEPNSLVTYVPGPPLELSDLAFYMLRWSDAWTLASLQRLREKWDLSEDGYFKTKYKKLGVRRISTIIKPLVRRLSFGAENKPLKRMLKFLDRKVNSYLTNRYAKMLPQHKLQLKPIQKQPVTPELSNV, from the coding sequence ATTTTCCCTTTCAATTGATTTATGTAGATGGAAATTCCCCGGCAAAAGTTCAGCAATATTTGCAAGCAAAAGCCCACGAAAAGAACTTTAAAATTATTCGTACCGATTATTATCTTTCCCCCAATCACGCCCGCAATATTGGCTTGAGTCAAGTTGATACCAAATATCTAGTGTTTATTGATAACGATGTAATTTTTTCTCCTGGTTGGCTGCAAGCTTTAGTTACTTGTGCAGAAGAAACAAACGCTACTGTAGTTGGGCCATTGATGTGTGAAAAAAAGCCGATACATCAACGAGTTCATTTTGCTGGGGGAGAATCCCGCGTTGTAACTGATATCAAAGGTAAACGCCATTTGCGCGAAAAAATGTACAAACAAGGTCATCAAGTAACAGCCTTACGTCCCCAAATTCAGCGCACTCAAACTGAGTTAGCAGAGTTTCATTGTGTACTGGTTCGCAAAGAGATTTTTGAGCGCATTGGTTACTTAGATGAAGGGATGCTGAACACCAAAGAACACCTAGATTTTTGCATGACAGTGGCGCAAGTAGGCGGAAAAGTTTACTTTGAGCCTAATTCTTTAGTTACCTACGTTCCCGGCCCCCCGCTAGAATTGAGCGATTTAGCTTTTTATATGCTGCGTTGGAGCGATGCTTGGACTTTGGCAAGTTTGCAACGCCTCCGCGAAAAGTGGGACTTGTCAGAAGATGGTTACTTTAAAACCAAGTACAAAAAATTGGGAGTAAGACGAATCTCTACAATTATTAAGCCTTTGGTTCGCCGTCTGAGCTTTGGCGCTGAGAATAAACCTTTGAAAAGAATGTTGAAGTTTCTCGACCGAAAAGTTAACAGTTATCTGACAAACCGATATGCAAAAATGCTACCTCAACATAAACTACAGCTAAAGCCAATTCAAAAACAACCCGTAACCCCAGAATTGTCTAATGTGTAA
- a CDS encoding iron uptake porin — MPVVCLNIFRLSLAISLSLVVDILAYVGVKASTQAFIIESGLQEREIITPVADLSSIQSSDRIFQAWQSLLQRYGCSAGDINQNKQILFSRYEFATNLDICLAQVSQLIVATPDLVKQEDLITLKKLQVEFSAELAAIRGRLDIETQITKLNSPITKLTGEIAVGISAANGGNKADDDEPLDSNLSLGSRVRLTFDTSFTGEDRLRVRLQSTNTPRFSNATGTNMARLSFQGDDEYQLQLSVLEYRLPITEQATVYIELEGGGLDDFANTLNPLLSGSSRGAISRFSQRNPIYRQSGGAGFGINYDFGDSVSLSLGYLGFDTPTDEADDIEASNNGVPYGAIAQLTLQPTESIGLGLTYVRSYNNLDTGTGSELANDPFDEQSNRIIANSYGLQLTWQLNSALTLGGWAGYTKATAVDLLGKPEASIFNYALTLAFPDLGKDGNLAGIAIGQPPKTTSNDLSTALQDKDTSIHLEAFYRFQATDNISVTPGLLVIVNPEHNKNNDTIYIGTVRTTFSF; from the coding sequence ATGCCAGTAGTTTGTTTAAATATTTTCCGGCTTAGTTTAGCAATTTCCCTCTCTCTAGTAGTTGATATCCTTGCCTATGTTGGTGTAAAGGCTTCAACTCAAGCCTTTATTATAGAATCGGGACTTCAAGAGAGGGAAATTATTACCCCCGTTGCTGACTTATCTTCTATCCAATCGAGCGATCGCATTTTTCAAGCTTGGCAATCTTTACTACAACGCTATGGATGCAGTGCGGGGGATATCAATCAAAATAAGCAAATTCTTTTTAGCCGCTATGAATTTGCCACAAATTTAGATATTTGTTTAGCTCAAGTAAGCCAGCTAATTGTAGCTACCCCTGATTTGGTAAAGCAAGAGGACTTAATCACCTTAAAGAAGTTACAAGTAGAATTTTCTGCCGAGTTAGCAGCCATTAGAGGCAGATTAGACATAGAAACACAAATAACTAAGTTAAACTCGCCAATTACTAAGCTTACAGGAGAAATTGCGGTAGGAATTAGCGCCGCCAATGGTGGTAATAAAGCCGATGATGACGAGCCGCTAGATAGTAATCTTAGCCTTGGTAGTAGAGTACGTTTGACCTTTGATACTTCTTTTACTGGCGAAGATCGTTTAAGAGTGCGCTTACAATCTACCAATACTCCCAGGTTTAGTAACGCGACGGGTACAAATATGGCGCGTTTGTCTTTTCAAGGAGATGATGAATACCAGTTGCAACTAAGTGTATTGGAATATCGCTTACCAATTACAGAACAAGCAACAGTCTATATTGAACTTGAAGGCGGTGGATTAGATGACTTTGCTAATACTTTAAATCCGCTTCTAAGTGGTAGCAGTCGCGGCGCTATTTCCCGTTTTAGTCAGCGTAACCCAATATATCGGCAAAGTGGGGGCGCAGGATTTGGGATTAACTACGATTTTGGCGACAGTGTAAGTTTGAGTTTAGGCTATCTGGGTTTTGATACGCCAACAGACGAAGCAGATGATATTGAAGCAAGTAATAATGGTGTTCCTTACGGTGCGATCGCTCAATTAACTTTACAACCCACTGAATCTATCGGTCTTGGTTTAACTTACGTGCGCTCCTACAACAACCTTGACACCGGGACGGGAAGCGAACTAGCTAACGATCCTTTTGACGAACAAAGTAATCGCATTATCGCCAATTCCTACGGACTACAATTGACGTGGCAACTAAATTCAGCCCTTACCCTTGGAGGTTGGGCGGGATATACTAAAGCCACCGCCGTAGACCTTTTAGGCAAACCAGAAGCCAGCATTTTTAACTACGCGCTAACTTTAGCCTTTCCAGATTTGGGTAAAGATGGTAATTTAGCCGGAATTGCGATCGGTCAACCCCCCAAAACTACCAGTAATGACTTAAGTACAGCTTTACAAGATAAAGATACTTCAATTCATTTAGAAGCTTTTTATCGCTTTCAAGCTACAGACAACATTTCTGTAACTCCTGGACTGTTAGTAATTGTTAATCCAGAACACAATAAAAATAATGACACCATATATATAGGCACAGTTAGAACCACTTTTTCTTTTTAG
- a CDS encoding response regulator transcription factor, with protein MNRILIAEDETRLAAFIEKGLKKYGFFTAIAPDGTQALNMAQSGDFDLLLLDLGLPTLDGWTVLKQLRSQADNRPIIIVTAHADEKDRLMALAYGANDYVTKPFKFSELLERVQVHLSKEQL; from the coding sequence ATGAACCGAATTTTGATAGCTGAAGATGAAACGCGCCTTGCTGCTTTTATAGAAAAAGGGTTAAAGAAGTATGGCTTTTTCACCGCCATTGCACCTGATGGAACTCAAGCTCTGAACATGGCGCAAAGTGGCGATTTTGACCTTTTATTGCTCGACTTGGGCTTGCCTACTCTTGATGGGTGGACTGTGTTGAAGCAATTGCGAAGCCAAGCAGACAATCGACCAATTATTATTGTTACAGCCCATGCAGACGAAAAAGATCGGCTAATGGCATTGGCTTACGGTGCTAATGATTACGTTACCAAGCCCTTTAAATTTTCCGAATTATTGGAGCGAGTACAAGTACATTTAAGTAAAGAGCAACTATAA
- a CDS encoding response regulator transcription factor codes for MHQILIAEDEPRIVSFLEKGLRSHGFNTTVATDADSAIAMAQSQKFDLLILDLGLPGKDGLQVLAELRGQGEMLSIIILTARDDTKDKVAGLEAGANDYVTKPFRFEELLARVRVQLRNEPTRSTKTQSDDVIQVGNIMLDLRTRKVIVDDRFIDLPTREFILAETFFRHPGQVMSREQLLDRVWGYDYAPGSNIVDVYVGYLRKKLGNDLIETVRGMGYRLRA; via the coding sequence ATCCACCAGATTTTAATTGCTGAAGATGAACCGCGCATTGTCTCTTTTTTAGAAAAAGGGTTGCGATCGCATGGCTTTAATACTACTGTTGCTACTGACGCAGATAGCGCTATAGCTATGGCTCAAAGTCAGAAGTTTGACTTGCTAATTCTCGACTTGGGATTGCCGGGTAAAGATGGCTTGCAAGTATTGGCGGAGTTACGCGGACAGGGGGAAATGTTGTCAATTATTATTCTCACCGCTAGAGATGATACCAAAGACAAAGTCGCAGGACTTGAAGCCGGGGCAAATGACTATGTAACTAAGCCTTTTCGCTTTGAAGAACTACTAGCAAGGGTACGGGTGCAATTGCGTAACGAACCTACTCGGAGTACCAAAACCCAAAGTGATGATGTTATTCAAGTTGGTAATATTATGTTGGATTTACGCACTCGTAAAGTTATAGTGGACGATCGCTTTATTGATTTGCCTACCCGCGAATTTATTTTAGCTGAAACGTTTTTTCGTCACCCAGGACAAGTGATGAGTAGAGAGCAACTACTAGATCGCGTTTGGGGCTACGATTACGCTCCTGGCTCTAATATTGTCGATGTGTATGTGGGCTACTTACGCAAAAAGTTAGGCAATGACTTAATTGAGACGGTTAGAGGTATGGGTTATCGGCTGCGAGCATGA
- a CDS encoding sensor histidine kinase, producing the protein MQTKPFQQWRRVAGEARTRILIWYAVLMALSMLVAIPTIRWLLFTRIDARVRADLASEVQIFQTEVTANFGNQAEALPQINGEQKVIARPSAKKNLAEVMEDYLSRQLPEDDTYLIAIINKQFYKSSPRGLPKPLQSNSKLMQRWLKLSRSEQGEVETTDRSIGKVLYIVEPVKVDGEVLGVFAAAHTTAGERAEGLEAVKVVIQVMVVVLTAALMLTWLAAGRVLAPLRLLTVTAHSISESDLTQRLPVDGKGEIAELAITFNEMMDRLQAAFASQRNFINDASHELRTPITIIRGHLELMGDETEEQQETLALVFDEIDRMSRFVNDLTLLAKAERPDFLCLETVDVDLLTEELFAKAKALADRDWCLDAKGKGQLIGDRQRITEAIMNLAQNATQFTTVGDRIAIGSAVANGKARFWVRDTGIGIAPADKERIFERFARAANSYRRSEGAGLGLSIVSAIAIAHSGSVKLYSKQGVGATFTLIIPLQS; encoded by the coding sequence GTGCAAACCAAACCATTTCAGCAATGGCGGCGAGTAGCCGGGGAAGCGCGAACCCGCATTCTGATCTGGTATGCTGTCCTGATGGCATTGTCTATGTTAGTAGCAATTCCAACGATTCGTTGGCTCTTGTTTACCCGTATAGATGCGCGGGTGAGAGCGGATTTAGCTTCGGAAGTGCAAATATTTCAAACAGAAGTTACTGCCAATTTTGGTAACCAAGCTGAAGCATTACCGCAGATCAACGGGGAACAAAAAGTAATCGCACGTCCGTCTGCTAAAAAAAACTTAGCTGAAGTTATGGAAGACTATTTGTCTCGTCAGCTTCCCGAAGATGATACTTATTTAATTGCCATCATCAACAAGCAATTTTACAAATCTAGCCCCAGGGGGCTACCGAAACCACTCCAGTCAAATTCTAAACTAATGCAACGTTGGCTAAAACTTAGCCGTTCGGAACAGGGGGAAGTGGAAACAACAGATAGGAGTATTGGCAAAGTTCTTTATATAGTTGAACCTGTCAAGGTTGATGGCGAAGTTTTAGGAGTATTTGCGGCAGCGCATACAACGGCGGGGGAACGAGCCGAAGGACTAGAAGCCGTAAAGGTGGTAATTCAAGTAATGGTAGTGGTGTTGACTGCTGCTTTGATGCTAACTTGGCTGGCTGCTGGACGAGTATTAGCTCCGTTGCGGCTGCTAACAGTTACGGCTCACTCTATTAGTGAATCGGACTTGACGCAACGCCTCCCAGTAGATGGTAAAGGTGAAATTGCCGAACTTGCTATCACTTTCAACGAAATGATGGATCGTTTGCAGGCGGCTTTTGCAAGTCAACGCAACTTTATTAATGATGCAAGTCACGAACTGCGAACGCCAATTACAATTATTCGCGGTCATTTGGAATTGATGGGAGATGAAACGGAGGAACAACAAGAAACTTTAGCTTTGGTATTTGATGAGATAGACCGGATGAGCCGTTTTGTTAATGATTTAACTTTGCTGGCGAAAGCAGAGCGCCCAGACTTTTTGTGTTTGGAGACGGTAGATGTTGATTTGCTAACAGAGGAATTGTTTGCTAAAGCTAAAGCCTTGGCAGATCGAGACTGGTGTTTGGACGCTAAAGGTAAAGGTCAATTGATAGGCGATCGCCAGCGTATCACTGAAGCAATCATGAATTTAGCTCAAAATGCCACCCAATTTACAACCGTAGGCGATCGCATTGCCATCGGTTCGGCGGTAGCTAATGGAAAAGCTCGTTTCTGGGTAAGAGATACAGGGATTGGAATTGCCCCGGCGGACAAGGAGAGAATTTTTGAACGTTTTGCCCGCGCTGCTAATAGCTACCGTCGTTCGGAGGGGGCGGGATTGGGATTATCTATTGTTTCAGCGATCGCCATTGCTCACAGTGGTTCTGTCAAACTTTATAGTAAACAGGGAGTTGGAGCTACTTTTACGCTGATTATTCCCCTACAGTCCTAG
- a CDS encoding SWIM zinc finger family protein — MKFSRTWWGKRFIEALEKFSDSARLGRGRSYANNGKILEYEITKNIITATVKGSINPYFGVYKEPRYHITIEIKTIDKTSWSKAIKYISSKASFVSKLLMNEVPDNIDDAFSNLGLHLLPYNQKDFKTNCSCPDWENPCKHIAGVYYLVASQLDNDPFMLFELRGLAKDELQTELAKSPLGLALSAQLLTKESPLVPTESYYPKIKKFPISQKINLRDFWQGTKRLPSIVEVATPPSLPAILVKKPGDFPAFWQKDNSFIAVMEELYERVKTKNRDIF; from the coding sequence ATGAAATTTAGTCGAACTTGGTGGGGAAAAAGATTTATTGAAGCGCTAGAAAAATTTAGTGATTCTGCTAGACTTGGACGCGGGAGAAGTTACGCTAATAATGGCAAAATTCTGGAGTACGAAATAACTAAAAATATAATTACGGCTACCGTCAAAGGTTCGATCAATCCCTATTTTGGCGTGTACAAAGAGCCAAGATATCACATTACTATAGAAATCAAAACCATTGATAAAACTAGCTGGTCAAAAGCGATTAAATACATTTCCTCAAAAGCTAGTTTTGTTTCTAAGCTGCTAATGAATGAAGTACCAGATAATATTGATGATGCTTTTAGTAATTTAGGTTTGCATCTTCTACCTTATAATCAAAAAGATTTTAAAACTAACTGTTCTTGTCCCGATTGGGAAAACCCTTGCAAACATATTGCCGGAGTTTATTACTTAGTAGCATCGCAACTAGACAATGACCCGTTTATGTTATTTGAACTTAGAGGTTTAGCTAAAGACGAATTGCAAACAGAGTTAGCCAAATCACCTTTAGGACTTGCTTTATCTGCTCAACTTCTAACTAAAGAAAGTCCTTTAGTCCCAACAGAATCTTATTATCCTAAAATCAAAAAATTCCCAATATCTCAAAAAATTAATTTACGAGATTTTTGGCAAGGAACAAAAAGATTACCGTCCATAGTGGAAGTAGCAACGCCCCCTAGCTTACCCGCTATTTTAGTAAAAAAGCCGGGCGATTTCCCGGCTTTTTGGCAAAAAGATAACTCTTTTATTGCAGTAATGGAGGAGTTGTACGAACGAGTGAAAACTAAAAACCGCGATATTTTTTAA
- a CDS encoding DEAD/DEAH box helicase: MKVLHGTWIPSLESDFMQTGAFYLWVEIPDDKKRRSSKNIHPGSLNKAELAKFLTQELGIAIANNSNISPQYFALPTVNNQPLASPELIKYLEGEVPTEYEEFQDWQIDCYQTNTRVKTGAYNSAKVNNVIKLLNDIHFLALYSLVEVQLGTDFLFWYHYTQFFKQIILKEQYIPAFKYRELAAKKGKNKSNSFEIYAAWEIISDKFETELKNYLEYLPLICVAGSPQPRETIELIDPETLLRHFSECLLHDIITHTPSTAKFDKQIANTIVYSCLHPEENNPQNTNQALAQYKQWSQWKERLIPTQTESTFDLCFLLQEAQNKADDWQLHFVVNSKQDPSYKLALADYWSLNQKSKKDTYKYFGQNFETNLLLNLGYAARMYPTLWQGLETDQPIGLQLQIESAFEFLSQSAWVLEDAGYKVIVPAWWTPEGRRKAKLRLKTSGRKSSATKTNKQGYFSLDSLVQYQYSLSIGGEEVTQKEWQQLVEAKTPLVQFRGQWMELDPEKMQQLLEFWRSHGEELPEMKLLDLMKIVAESEDLEVDREDVLAEMMLKLHDKSQLEPISDPPKLLGKLREYQKRGVSWLQYLEQLGLNGCLADDMGLGKSVQVITQLVMEKEAIEDVLPTLLIAPTSVVGNWQKEVEKFAPHLRVMVHHGSNRIKLEAEFIEAIAQHDIVITSFNLARQDEKLLQSVEWQRVVIDEAQNIKNPKTAQTKAVLKLSSHHRLALTGTPVENRLLDLWSIFNFLNPGYLGKEAQFRKSFEIPIQKDNDRVKSNTLKKLVEPLILRRVKTDKSIINDLPDKVEQKLYCNLTKEQASLYEAIVKDVTEQVESAEGIQRSGLILSTLMKLKQICNHPAQFLQDGSEFSTTRSHKLSRLSEMVEEAISEGESILIFSQFKEIGDSLEKYLKHLKYNTYFIHGGTSRTKREQFITEFQNPETEPSVFILSLKAGGVGITLTKANHVFHFDRWWNPAVENQATDRAFRIGQNKNVFVHKFIAIGTLEERIDQMIEDKKTLSSMIVGNDEAWLTKLDNEAFKQLISLSKTAVLE; encoded by the coding sequence ATGAAAGTCCTTCACGGTACTTGGATTCCTAGTCTAGAATCTGATTTTATGCAGACTGGGGCATTTTATCTGTGGGTAGAAATTCCTGATGATAAAAAACGCCGCAGCAGTAAAAATATCCATCCAGGTTCTTTAAATAAAGCGGAACTGGCAAAATTTCTGACTCAGGAATTGGGCATCGCGATCGCCAATAATAGCAATATCTCTCCTCAATACTTTGCCTTACCAACGGTCAACAATCAACCTCTAGCTTCTCCCGAATTAATCAAATACCTAGAGGGAGAAGTGCCTACCGAATACGAGGAGTTTCAAGACTGGCAAATCGATTGTTATCAAACTAATACCAGAGTAAAAACGGGCGCTTATAATTCAGCCAAAGTCAACAATGTTATTAAACTGCTAAACGACATTCACTTTTTGGCTTTGTATAGCTTGGTGGAAGTGCAACTCGGTACAGATTTCTTATTTTGGTATCATTACACGCAGTTTTTTAAACAGATTATTCTTAAAGAGCAATACATCCCCGCTTTCAAATACCGAGAATTGGCTGCTAAAAAAGGGAAAAATAAATCAAATTCTTTTGAAATTTATGCAGCTTGGGAAATTATCTCCGATAAGTTCGAGACAGAACTAAAAAACTATCTAGAATATCTGCCTCTTATCTGCGTAGCTGGTTCTCCCCAACCTAGAGAAACTATTGAATTAATCGACCCAGAAACCTTACTCAGACACTTCTCTGAGTGTTTATTACACGATATTATTACTCACACCCCCTCTACAGCAAAATTTGATAAACAGATTGCCAACACCATTGTCTACAGTTGCTTGCATCCTGAAGAAAATAATCCCCAAAATACTAACCAAGCACTTGCACAATACAAACAATGGTCGCAGTGGAAAGAAAGACTAATTCCCACTCAAACCGAATCTACTTTTGACCTGTGTTTTTTACTGCAAGAAGCCCAGAATAAAGCTGATGATTGGCAATTGCATTTTGTCGTAAATTCTAAACAAGATCCTTCCTATAAACTAGCTTTGGCTGATTACTGGTCTTTAAATCAAAAAAGCAAAAAAGACACTTATAAATACTTCGGTCAAAATTTCGAGACAAATTTATTACTAAATTTAGGCTATGCTGCCCGAATGTATCCCACACTTTGGCAAGGATTAGAAACCGACCAGCCTATCGGGTTGCAATTACAAATAGAATCAGCCTTTGAATTTCTCTCCCAAAGTGCTTGGGTTTTAGAAGATGCGGGTTATAAAGTCATTGTCCCTGCTTGGTGGACACCGGAAGGTCGCCGCAAAGCCAAGCTTCGCCTCAAAACTTCTGGTCGTAAGTCTAGCGCCACCAAAACCAACAAGCAAGGATATTTTAGTTTAGATTCTCTGGTGCAGTATCAATACTCGCTATCTATTGGTGGTGAAGAAGTTACTCAAAAAGAATGGCAACAATTGGTAGAGGCTAAAACGCCTTTGGTGCAATTTCGCGGTCAATGGATGGAACTAGACCCGGAAAAAATGCAACAGTTACTAGAATTTTGGCGATCGCATGGTGAAGAATTACCAGAAATGAAGCTGCTAGATTTAATGAAAATAGTAGCAGAAAGTGAGGATTTGGAGGTTGACCGCGAAGATGTTTTAGCCGAAATGATGCTGAAACTACACGATAAAAGTCAGCTAGAACCAATTTCTGACCCGCCTAAATTACTTGGTAAGCTGCGAGAGTATCAAAAACGAGGAGTTTCTTGGCTGCAATATTTAGAACAATTGGGTCTTAATGGTTGTTTAGCCGATGATATGGGTTTGGGTAAATCGGTGCAGGTTATTACCCAGTTGGTGATGGAAAAAGAAGCTATAGAAGATGTATTACCAACGCTGTTGATTGCGCCAACTTCAGTAGTGGGAAATTGGCAAAAGGAAGTAGAAAAATTTGCCCCCCATTTGCGGGTAATGGTTCATCATGGTAGCAATCGGATTAAGCTGGAAGCAGAGTTTATTGAAGCGATCGCACAGCACGATATTGTTATCACTTCGTTTAACCTTGCTCGTCAAGATGAGAAACTACTGCAAAGTGTAGAATGGCAGCGAGTAGTTATAGACGAAGCGCAAAATATCAAAAATCCTAAAACTGCTCAAACTAAGGCAGTATTAAAATTATCCTCTCACCACCGTCTAGCATTGACAGGAACACCCGTAGAAAACCGTTTGCTAGACCTTTGGTCAATTTTTAACTTTCTCAATCCTGGCTACTTAGGTAAAGAAGCACAGTTTCGCAAGTCGTTTGAAATTCCGATTCAAAAAGATAACGACAGAGTAAAATCTAACACTTTAAAAAAGTTAGTAGAACCTTTAATTTTACGGCGAGTCAAAACCGATAAATCTATTATTAACGATCTGCCCGATAAAGTCGAACAAAAGTTATATTGCAACTTGACAAAAGAGCAGGCTTCGTTGTATGAAGCGATAGTTAAAGATGTAACTGAACAAGTAGAATCAGCAGAAGGAATACAACGGAGCGGGTTAATTTTATCTACCTTAATGAAGTTGAAACAAATTTGCAATCATCCCGCCCAGTTTTTACAAGATGGAAGCGAGTTTTCAACAACCCGCTCTCATAAACTCAGCCGTTTAAGCGAAATGGTAGAAGAAGCGATTTCGGAAGGTGAAAGTATTTTAATTTTTAGTCAGTTTAAGGAAATTGGCGACTCTTTAGAGAAATATTTAAAACATTTAAAATACAATACTTACTTTATTCATGGCGGTACTAGCAGAACAAAAAGAGAACAGTTTATTACAGAATTTCAAAACCCAGAAACCGAACCCTCTGTATTTATTCTTTCCCTTAAAGCTGGTGGTGTGGGGATTACGCTAACTAAAGCTAATCATGTTTTTCACTTTGATAGATGGTGGAATCCCGCCGTAGAAAATCAAGCTACAGATAGAGCTTTTCGGATTGGTCAAAATAAGAATGTTTTTGTACATAAATTTATTGCGATCGGTACTTTGGAAGAACGTATCGACCAAATGATTGAAGATAAAAAAACTTTATCCTCAATGATTGTCGGTAACGATGAAGCTTGGCTGACAAAACTAGATAATGAAGCCTTTAAGCAATTGATATCATTAAGTAAAACCGCCGTATTGGAGTAA
- a CDS encoding APC family permease encodes MTVNSRRSNSGLRKECLSFPEILAQSLGNIAPSGMVAVTIPLVFASAGNGTWLAYLIATIGLALVSLNINQFARNSAAPGALYSYVAKGLGLTAGVLSGWALILAYLFTAMTVLGGFSIYMDVVLAGFGIHAAPIFLFAICAGLAWYYAYSDVQLSTVTMLILEVSSIGLILLLTVIVLFKQGFTIDTSQLALEGVSFEGLRLGLVLAIFSYVGFESATTMGDEAKNPLRSIPRAVIWSTVLSGLCYVLLSYTEVIGFRGHETPFDKVATPLSLLASLAGVGGLGAIISIGVTISFFTCCLASISAGARIFFAMARHGLFHSSVGEAHEDNETPHIAVTLCSVFVFVVPASISMFGIPVLDIYGYLGSIAAYGFLLVYILVSIAAPVYLQKQGKLNIGNMAIALLAILFMLVPVIGSVYPVPAFPYNVFPYLFLLYLVVGGGWFLMLRLRSPETIEEIEHDLELIHGRFEKPEVS; translated from the coding sequence ATGACTGTCAATTCAAGAAGAAGTAATTCTGGCTTGCGGAAAGAGTGCCTTTCTTTTCCCGAAATACTGGCTCAATCACTGGGAAATATTGCCCCTTCTGGAATGGTAGCTGTAACTATACCATTAGTATTTGCCAGCGCCGGAAACGGAACTTGGCTGGCTTATTTAATTGCAACGATAGGACTTGCTTTAGTTAGTCTTAATATTAATCAATTTGCCCGCAACTCTGCGGCTCCAGGAGCATTATATAGTTACGTAGCTAAGGGACTGGGTTTAACGGCTGGAGTTCTTTCTGGCTGGGCGCTGATTTTAGCTTATTTATTTACGGCGATGACCGTGTTGGGCGGCTTCTCTATCTATATGGATGTGGTGTTGGCGGGTTTTGGTATTCATGCTGCGCCGATATTTTTGTTTGCAATCTGTGCGGGTTTAGCTTGGTATTACGCTTACTCCGATGTCCAGCTATCAACGGTCACTATGCTGATTTTGGAAGTAAGTTCTATTGGTTTAATTTTACTATTGACTGTAATTGTATTATTTAAGCAAGGCTTCACTATTGATACATCGCAACTTGCCCTTGAAGGGGTTTCTTTTGAAGGTTTACGATTGGGGCTAGTTTTGGCTATTTTTAGCTACGTTGGGTTTGAAAGTGCGACGACAATGGGTGACGAAGCTAAAAATCCTTTGCGCTCTATTCCCCGCGCGGTAATTTGGAGTACGGTGCTATCTGGTCTATGCTACGTGCTTCTTTCCTACACAGAGGTGATAGGTTTTAGGGGACATGAAACGCCTTTTGATAAAGTGGCTACTCCCCTTAGTCTTCTGGCTAGTCTGGCGGGAGTAGGAGGATTAGGAGCAATTATTTCTATTGGCGTAACCATTAGTTTCTTCACTTGTTGCCTTGCTAGTATCTCGGCAGGAGCGCGGATTTTCTTTGCTATGGCGCGTCATGGATTGTTTCACTCGTCGGTTGGTGAAGCTCATGAAGATAATGAAACACCTCATATTGCTGTAACGCTCTGTTCGGTTTTTGTATTTGTTGTCCCCGCCTCTATCTCCATGTTTGGGATTCCAGTTTTGGATATTTACGGATACTTGGGAAGTATTGCTGCTTACGGATTTCTGCTAGTGTATATTCTAGTTTCCATTGCCGCTCCGGTTTATCTGCAAAAGCAAGGAAAATTGAATATTGGCAATATGGCGATCGCCCTTCTAGCAATTTTGTTTATGCTAGTTCCTGTAATTGGTAGCGTTTACCCCGTTCCAGCTTTTCCTTACAACGTATTTCCTTATTTATTTTTGTTGTACCTGGTAGTTGGTGGTGGATGGTTCTTAATGCTCCGTCTGCGCTCTCCCGAAACTATCGAGGAAATAGAACACGATTTAGAGCTAATACACGGCAGATTTGAGAAGCCAGAAGTTAGTTAA